A part of Miscanthus floridulus cultivar M001 chromosome 6, ASM1932011v1, whole genome shotgun sequence genomic DNA contains:
- the LOC136457556 gene encoding pentatricopeptide repeat-containing protein At1g09820-like encodes MALSTLLAHLAAGRFARALALTSGGGPTHRVLHLLLHTSPPPPLPRLVALARWSRAHFRAPLPLRLHALLLACLASDGGLHSLLRSELHALSAGRLHSPASILRALRVPASSRPLVADMLVLALARASQPLAAYDAFLLAGAHYPRYRPSAFSVLASLVRADRVDLAERAFRTALRRRVSPDSFTFNIVISGLCKTGQLLKAGDVAKDIRGWGLTPSVVTYNTLINGYCKRGRAGKMYHVDVLLKEMNQAGISPDLVTVNVLINGYFKESNITAAIKVFEEMRQHGIPANVVTYNSLVSGLCREGKVEDSVKLVEEMEELGLACTLSTQNSFPR; translated from the coding sequence ATGGCGCTCTCCACGCTGCTGGCGCACCTCGCGGCTGGCCGCTTCGCCCGCGCGCTGGCGCTCACGAGCGGCGGCGGGCCAACGCACcgcgtcctccacctcctcctccacaccTCCCCGCCGCCCCCGCTCCCGCGCCTCGTCGCCCTCGCGCGGTGGTCTCGCGCCCACTTCCGCGCGCCGCTCCCGCTCCGGCTCCACGCGCTCCTCCTGGCCTGCCTCGCCTCCGACGGCGGTCTCCACTCTCTCCTCCGCTCCGAGCTCCACGCCCTCTCCGCGGGGCGCCTCCACTCGCCCGCGTCCATCCTCCGCGCCCTCCGAGTCCCCGCTTCCTCCCGCCCGCTCGTCGCCGACATGCTCGTCCTGGCACTCGCCCGGGCCTCCCAACCGCTGGCCGCGTACGATGCATTTCTCCTCGCGGGCGCCCACTACCCGCGCTACCGCCCTTCGGCCTTCTCCGTGCTGGCCTCCCTCGTCCGCGCTGACCGGGTCGACCTCGCCGAGCGGGCGTTCAGGACGGCGCTGCGGCGGCGTGTGTCGCCGGATTCGTTCACCTTCAACATCGTCATCTCCGGGCTCTGCAAGACTGGGCAGCTCCTCAAGGCCGGTGACGTCGCGAAGGACATCAGGGGGTGGGGGCTGACGCCCTCGGTGGTCACCTACAACACCCTCATCAACGGTTATTGCAAGCGCGGACGAGCTGGAAAGATGTACCATGTGGATGTGCTGTTGAAAGAGATGAACCAAGCTGGAATTTCTCCTGATTTGGTCACAGTCAACGTGCTGATTAATGGGTATTTTAAGGAGTCCAACATTACAGCTGCAATCAAGGTCTTTGAGGAGATGAGGCAACACGGGATTCCTGCGAATGTGGTGACATATAATTCACTTGTTTCGGGGCTCTGCAGAGAGGGGAAGGTGGAGGACAGCGTGAAGCTGGTGGAAGAGATGGAGGAGTTGGGGTTGGCATGCACCCTGTCTACCCAGAACAGCTTTCCAAGATAA